Proteins from a single region of Hordeum vulgare subsp. vulgare chromosome 6H, MorexV3_pseudomolecules_assembly, whole genome shotgun sequence:
- the LOC123401091 gene encoding splicing factor 3B subunit 1 — translation MDGIDAELARAQDERRKLEEALAAGAPMAVSSVTFDKDLYGGGGSGSDRFAGYDTSIPASEDDAPEDDGAEPTATNPAVRRLASYTGHAVAAADIPRSEDDDGMPAKRSQRIIDREDDYRRRRLDRIISPQRHDAFASGEATPDPSVRTYADAMRESKVQQEKEHVLREIAKKRKEEEEEKAKEKKAAPQPQPAATKRRNRWDQSQDGDAAAGAKKSKTSDWDAPDATPGIGRWDATPGRVGDATPSVRRNRWDETPTPGRMADADATPAAGGITPGATPSGAWDATPKLPGGLVTPTPKKQRSRWDETPASMGSATPGGTAATPAGFNTPGQTPFGAENLATPTPGHLAARGPMTPEQYQLLRWERDIEERNRPLTDEELDSMFPQEGYKILEPPASYQPIRTPARKLLATPTPLGTPMYAIPEENRGQQFDVPKDLGPGLPLMKPEDYQYFGTLLNEDEEEQLTPEEQKERKIMKLLLKVKNGTPPQRKTALRQLTDKAREFGAGPLFNKILPLLMQPTLEDQERHLLVKVIDRVLYKLDELVRPFVHKILVVIEPLLIDEDYYARVEGREIISNLSKAAGLATMIAAMRPDIDNIDEYVRNTTARAFSVVASALGIPALLPFLKAVCQSKKSWQARHTGIKIVQQIAILMGCAVLPHLKNLVEIIEHGLSDENQKVRTITALSLAALAEAAAPYGIESFDSVLKPLWKGIRSHRGKVLAAFLKAIGFIIPLMDALYASYYTKEVMQVLIREFQSPDEEMKKIVLKVVKQCVSTEGVEADYIRSDILPDFFKHFWVRRMALDRRNYKQLVETTVEMANKVGVTGIVGKIVEDLKDESEPYRRMVMETIEKVVANLGASDIDPRLEELLIDGILYAFQEQTSDDANVMLNGFGAVVNALGQRVKPYLPQICGTIKWRLNNKSAKVRQQAADLISRIAIVMKQCQEEQLMGHLGVVLYEYLGEEYPEVLGSILGALKAIVNVIGMTKMTPPIKDLLPRLTPILKNRHEKVQENCIDLVGRIADRGAEFVPAREWMRICFELLEMLKAHKKGIRRATVNTFGYIAKAIGPQDVLATLLNNLKVQERQNRVCTTVAIAIVAETCSPFTVLPALMNEYRVPELNVQNGVLKSLSFLFEYIGEMGKDYIYAVTPLLEDALMDRDLVHRQTAASAVKHMALGVAGLGCEDALVHLLNYIWPNIFETSPHVINAVMEAIEGMRVALGAAVVLNYCLQGLFHPARKVREVYWKIYNSLYIGAQDALVASYPALGDDGDNIFSRPELAMFV, via the coding sequence atggACGGGATCGACGCGGAGCTCGCGCGCGCGCAGGACGAGCGCCGGAAGTTGGAGGAGGCCCTGGCGGCCGGCGCGCCCATGGCCGTCTCCTCCGTCACCTTCGACAAGGACCTCTACGGCGGGGGCGGCTCCGGCTCCGACCGCTTCGCCGGCTACGACACCTCCATCCCGGCCTCCGAGGACGACGCGCCCGAGGACGACGGCGCCGAGCCCACCGCCACCAACCCCGCCGTGCGCCGCCTCGCGTCCTACACGGGccacgccgtcgccgccgccgacaTCCCCCGCTCGGAGGACGACGACGGTATGCCCGCCAAGAGGTCCCAGCGCATCATCGACCGCGAGGACGactaccgccgccgccgcctcgaccGCATCATCTCGCCCCAGCGCCACGACGCCTTCGCGTCCGGGGAGGCCACCCCGGACCCCTCCGTCCGGACCTACGCAGATGCCATGCGCGAGAGCAAGGTGCAGCAGGAGAAGGAGCACGTGCTGCGCGAAATCGcaaagaagaggaaggaggaggaggaggagaaagccaaggagAAGAAGGCTGCGCCCCAGCCCCAGCCAGCCGCGACCAAACGGCGCAATAGGTGGGATCAGTCGCAGGACGGCGATGCCGCTGCTGGGGCCAAGAAGTCCAAGACCTCAGACTGGGATGCTCCTGACGCAACTCCTGGGATTGGGCGCTGGGACGCCACCCCTGGACGTGTTGGAGATGCCACGCCCTCTGTGAGGAGGAATAGGTGGGATGAGACTCCAACTCCAGGGAGGATGGCTGACGCAGATGCAACCCCTGCAGCCGGTGGCATTACTCCAGGAGCCACCCCTTCTGGGGCATGGGATGCTACTCCTAagctgcctggtgggcttgtcacACCAACACCCAAGAAACAGAGGTCGAGGTGGGACGAGACACCAGCGAGTATGGGGAGTGCAACACCTGGTGGCACGGCAGCGACACCTGCAGGTTTCAACACTCCTGGACAGACACCATTTGGGGCAGAGAACCTTGCCACGCCAACACCTGGCCATCTTGCTGCTCGTGGCCCGATGACTCCGGAGCAGTACCAGCTCTTGCGGTGGGAGCGCGACATTGAGGAGCGGAACAGGCCTCTCACTGACGAGGAGCTTGACTCCATGTTCCCGCAGGAGGGATACAAGATTCTTGAGCCTCCAGCTTCATACCAGCCCATACGCACCCCTGCAAGGAAGCTGCTTGCCACACCAACACCTCTGGGCACACCAATGTATGCTATTCCGGAGGAGAATCGTGGGCAGCAATTTGATGTGCCCAAGGACTTGGGTCCTGGTTTGCCACTCATGAAGCCAGAGGATTACCAGTACTTTGGGACGTTGCTGAatgaggacgaggaggagcagctaacgccagaggagcagaaggagagaAAAATCATGAAGCTCCTGCTCAAGGTAAAGAACGGCACACCCCCACAGCGGAAGACGGCACTCCGGCAGCTCACGGACAAAGCACGTGAGTTTGGTGCTGGCCCATTGTTCAACAAAATCCTGCCATTGCTCATGCAGCCAACACTTGAGGACCAGGAGCGGCATCTCCTGGTGAAGGTCATTGATAGGGTACTGTATAAGCTGGATGAGCTGGTCCGTCCATTTGTGCACAAGATTCTTGTTGTTATCGAGCCACTTCTGATTGATGAGGATTACTATGCTCGTGTTGAGGGCAGGGAGATTATCTCAAATCTTAGCAAAGCTGCTGGACTTGCTACTATGATTGCTGCCATGAGACCGGATATTGATAACATTGACGAGTACGTGAGGAATACGACTGCTAGGGCATTCAGTGTGGTGGCTTCTGCTTTGGGTATCCCGGCCCTCCTCCCATTTTTAAAGGCCGTTTGTCAGAGTAAGAAGTCCTGGCAAGCTCGACACACTGGTATCAAGATTGTTCAGCAGATTGCTATTCTCATGGGCTGCGCTGTTCTGCCTCACCTTAAGAACCTAGTTGAGATCATTGAGCATGGTCTAAGCGATGAGAACCAGAAAGTGCGGACGATCACAGCTCTCTCTCTTGCTGCACTTGCTGAAGCTGCTGCGCCCTATGGTATAGAAAGTTTTGATAGTGTCCTGAAACCTCTCTGGAAGGGTATCAGATCTCACCGTGGAAAGGTCCTTGCTGCCTTCTTGAAGGCTATTGGTTTCATCATCCCTCTTATGGATGCTCTGTATGCCAGTTACTACACGAAGGAGGTGATGCAAGTCCTGATTAGAGAGTTCCAGTCCCCAgacgaagagatgaagaagattgTCCTGAAGGTTGTTAAGCAGTGTGTCAGTACAGAGGGTGTGGAGGCTGATTATATCCGGAGTGACATCCTTCCAGACTTCTTCAAACACTTCTGGGTTAGGAGAATGGCCCTAGATCGTAGGAACTATAAGCAACTTGTGGAAACAACAGTAGAGATGGCAAACAAGGTGGGAGTTACTGGTATCGTTGGGAAGATTGTTGAGGATCTGAAAGATGAAAGTGAGCCTTACAGGAGAATGGTGATGGAAACAATTGAGAAGGTGGTGGCTAACTTGGGTGCTTCGGATATCGATCCTCGCCTGGAGGAGCTGCTTATTGATGGCATCCTGTATGCTTTCCAAGAGCAGACAAGTGAtgatgcaaatgtcatgcttaatGGTTTTGGAGCTGTTGTGAATGCGCTTGGCCAGAGGGTCAAGCcttatcttcctcagatatgtgGTACCATTAAGTGGCGGTTGAATAACAAGAGTGCGAAAGTTAGGCAGCAAGCTGCTGATCTGATCTCAAGGATAGCTATTGTGATGAAGCAGTGCCAGGAGGAGCAGCTTATGGGTCACCTGGGTGTTGTGCTATATGAGTACTTGGGAGAGGAGTATCCTGAGGTGCTGGGTTCAATTCTCGGAGCATTGAAGGCTATCGTGAATGTTATTGGTATGACTAAGATGACGCCTCCAATCAAGGATCTCCTTCCTCGTCTGACCCCCATCTTGAAGAATAGGCATGAGAAGGTCCAAGAGAACTGCATTGATCTAGTTGGTAGGATTGCTGATCGTGGAGCAGAATTTGTACCAGCTAGGGAGTGGatgaggatttgttttgagttgcTGGAGATGTTGAAGGCTCACAAGAAGGGTATCAGAAGAGCCACTGTGAACACATTTGGTTATATCGCCAAGGCAATAGGGCCACAGGATGTGTTAGCCACTCTGTTGAATAACTTGAAGGTGCAGGAGCGACAGAACCGTGTGTGCACTACTGTAGCAATTGCTATTGTTGCTGAAACGTGCTCGCCTTTTACAGTTTTGCCCGCCCTCATGAATGAGTACCGAGTTCCGGAGCTAAATGTTCAGAATGGTGTTTTGAAGTCTCTCTCTTTCCTCTTTGAGTATATTGGTGAGATGGGGAAAGATTACATATATGCTGTCACTCCCCTGCTCGAAGATGCCCTAATGGACAGGGATCTGGTACACAGGCAGACTGCTGCATCTGCTGTTAAGCATATGGCTCTGGGAGTTGCTGGCTTGGGTTGTGAGGATGCTCTTGTCCACTTGCTTAACTATATCTGGCCCAACATATTCGAgacatctccccatgttataaatgCCGTCATGGAGGCTATCGAGGGGATGCGAGTGGCTCTAGGTGCAGCTGTGGTTCTGAATTATTGCCTCCAAGGCCTTTTCCATCCAGCAAGGAAAGTACGCGAAGTATATTGGAAGATCTACAACTCGCTGTATATTGGTGCACAAGATGCACTTGTTGCTTCTTATCCTGCACTAGGCGATGATGGAGACAATATCTTCAGCCGTCCAGAGCTAGCCATGTTCGTATGA
- the LOC123401092 gene encoding dolichol kinase EVAN, whose product MASSSPLLTGERLVVFLFAARVALAAPARLAAPLALLAGAALAVELAVDRSAAAPSPPLRRFRTRPGASSGILLGATTLPCVMLARLIQLSRILPTDPNGAQEFAYLEMQYWAVSISCVSVLSFFLWHLRQSANNEISKTSKYGSLMVVLYLVTFLLFFLLKTDGGLLAMTKNGYLLCHGVAAVILIKHILEKFPSCSSFGEGLLVSSGLIVYFGDILARTLSKMEFSTSSGAFIHTPGTQSEIATVIQGVLLGLFLLPLLYKSSLQVWVYCRTLGKQRTQTIEKRAEKRAGSAVFYVSLLVVLLFLVPSWTRLVQGLEVHPFVWVLNYMFTNSEERLLLCAYWIFVICVSIRRFYSISKQSKTERILLRKYYHLVAVLIFSPAVIFQPAFLDLAFGAAFALFLILEMIRVWEVYPLGHTIHQFMNAFTDHRDSEILIISHFSLLLGCALPKWMSSGFNDRPLAPFAGILSLGIGDTMASMIGYKYGVLRWSKTGKKTIEGTAAGITSVLAACSILVTLLASSGYILSQHWLSLSLAVTLSLLLEAYTTQLDNAFIPLVFYSLLCL is encoded by the exons ATGGCGTCCTCCTCGCCGCTGCTCACGGGGGAGCGCCTCGTCGTCTTCCTCTTCGCCGCGCGCGTCGCGCTCGCCGCCCCGGCCCGCCTCGCGGCCCCGCTCGCGCTCCTCGCGGGGGCCGCCCTCGCCGTCGAGCTCGCCGTGGACCGCTCTGCCGCGGCCCCTTCCCCCCCTCTCCGCCGGTTCAGGACAAG GCCAGGTGCTTCATCAGGCATTCTTCTTGGCGCAactactttgccatgtgtcaTGCTTGCACGGTTAATCCAGCTTTCGAGGATCTTACCGACAGACCCTAATGGAGCACAAG AATTTGCATACCTTGAAATGCAGTATTGGGCGGTATCCATTAGCTGCGTCAGTGTGCTGTCTTTCTTCCTTTGGCATCTACGTCAGTCTGCCAACAATGAGATTTCTAAAACTTCGAAATATGGTTCATTGATGGTAGTTTTATATCTCGTGACATTCTTGCTGTTCTTCCTACTGAAGACTGATGGAG GTCTGTTAGCGATGACCAAAAATGGGTATCTGCTCTGCCATGGCGTGGCTGCTGTGATCTTGATCAAGCACATTCTAGAGAAGTtcccttcatgttcatcttttg GGGAGGGACTTCTGGTATCAAGTGGTCTCATTGTTTACTTTGGTGATATTCTGGCTCGTACTCTTTCAAAG ATGGAGTTCTCTACATCATCAGGAGCATTCATACACACACCTGGAACTCAAAGCGAGATAGCCACTGTTATTCAG GGAGTTTTGCTTGGTCTTTTTCTACTTCCCTTGCTGTACAAAAGTTCTCTTCAAGTTTGGGTTTACTGTCGAACATTGGGCAAGCAACGGACACAAACAATTGAGAAACGAGCAGAAAAAAGAGCAGGTTCTGCTGTATTTTATGTCTCCTTGTTGGTCGTGTTACTGTTCTTAGTGCCGTCATGGACGCGGCTTGTTCAAGGTCTTGAAGTTCATCCATTTGTTTG GGTTCTTAACTACATGTTCACCAATTCAGAAGAACGGCTTCTTTTATGTGCATACTGGATATTTGTCATATGTGTATCAATTAGAAGGTTCTACAGTATATCAAAGCAAAGCAAAACCGAGAGAATTCTTTTGCGCAAGTATTATCATCTTGTTGCTGTCCTGATTTTCTCGCCTGCCGTTATATTTCAG CCTGCTTTCTTGGACTTGGCATTTGGTGCAGCATTTGCTCTTTTCTTAATACTGGAGATGATTCGT GTTTGGGAAGTATACCCTCTTGGGCATACCATACATCAATTCATGAACGCTTTCACTGACCATCGTGATTCTGAGATTCTAATTATTAG TCATTTCTCACTCTTACTGGGCTGTGCACTTCCTAAATGGATGTCATCTGGATTCAATGACCGACCCCTAGCCCCTTTTGCTGGAATTCTCAGCTTAGGGATAGGTGATACAATG GCATCAATGATAGGGTACAAGTACGGTGTCCTAAGATGGAGCAAGACAGGAA AGAAAACAATTGAAGGCACGGCAGCAGGCATAACTTCTGTATTGGCAGCCTGCTCAATCTTGGTGACACTCTTGGCTTCAAGCGGATACATTCTTTCACAG CACTGGTTGTCACTTTCATTAGCTGTGACTTTGAGCTTATTACTGGAGGCATATACCACACAGCTGGATAACGCTTTCATACCCCTTGTGTTCTATAGCCTTCTATGTCTATAA